From Erigeron canadensis isolate Cc75 chromosome 8, C_canadensis_v1, whole genome shotgun sequence, one genomic window encodes:
- the LOC122611359 gene encoding protein DA1 isoform X1 encodes MGWLSRIFKGSNHEVSEGDYNWRYEDNTASMGDHPSTSWQDPQSEIEDIDRAIAISLAEEDGRGKRIISDDSQLKEDEQLARALQESLKVVSPPRHRNVNTNINGNGNIYQPIPFPYATGFRICAGCNYEIGHGRFLSCMNGVWHPECFRCHACNQPIADYEFSMSGNYPYHKSCYKEHYHPKCDVCRNFIPTNAAGLIEYRAHPFWAQKYCPFHEHDGTPRCCSCERMEPRESSYASLNDGRKLCLECLDSSVSDTNECQPLYLDIQAFYESLNMKVEQKIPLLLVERQALNEAMDGERNGHYHMPETRGLCLSEEQTISTVLRRPRIGMGNRVPDMRTEPYKLTRRCEVTAILILYGLPRLLTGSILAHEMMHAWLRLQGYRTLSQDVEEGICQVLAHMWLRAQIASILNRNTPSSSSATSSRQEKRSPFDKKLAEFFKHQIESDMSPIYGNGFRAGNQAVLKYGLQSTLEHIRLTGTYPF; translated from the exons ATGGGTTGGCTTAGCAGAATTTTTAAAGGCTCCAACCATGAAGTTTCGGAAGGGGATTACAATTGGAGATATGAAGACAATACAGCATCAATGGGTGATCATCCTTCTACATCATGG CAGGATCCACAGTCTGAAATAGAAGACATTGACCGTGCCATTGCAATCTCACTTGCAGAAGAAGATGGGAGAGGGAAACGTATAATCA GTGACGATTCTCAACTAAAGGAAGATGAACAACTTGCAAGGGCTCTACAAGAAAGTTTAAAAGTGGTGTCGCCACCTAGACACAGAAATgtcaatacaaatataaatggaaatggaaatatATATCAACCTATACCTTTCCCATATGCAACAGGATTCAG GATTTGTGCTGGTTGTAATTATGAGATTGGTCATGGAAGATTTTTAAGTTGCATGAACGGTGTTTGGCATCCTGAATGTTTTAGATGTCATGCCTGTAACCAACCCATTGCAGACTATGAG TTTTCCATGTCGGGAAATTATCCTTATCACAAGTCTTGCTACAAGGAGCACTATCATCCAAAGTGTGATGTTTGCCGGAATTTT ATTCCAACAAACGCTGCCGGCCTTATTGAATATAGAGCACATCCATTCTGGGCCCAGAAATATTGCCCATTTCATGAGCATGATGGGACTCCTAGATGCTGCAGCTGTGAACGGATGGAG CCACGTGAATCAAGCTATGCCTCTCTGAATGATGGTCGGAAACTTTGCTTAGAGTGTCTTGACTCTTCAGTTAGTGATACAAATGAGTGTCAACCATTATATCTTGATATACAAGCATTTTATGAAAGCTTAAATATGAAGGTCGAACAGAAAATTCCTTTACTTTTGGTTGAGAGACAAGCACTTAATGAGGCCATGGATGGGGAGAGGAAT GGCCATTATCACATGCCGGAGACACGAGGACTATGCCTCTCTGAGGAGCAAACTATCAGCACA GTTTTGAGACGGCCAAGAATTGGGATGGGGAACCGGGTGCCAGACATGAGAACAGAACCATACAAACTGACACGTCGCTGTGAGGTTACAGCTATTCTCATCTTATATGGCCTTCCTAG GTTGTTGACAGGATCAATCTTGGCTCACGAAATGATGCACGCATGGCTGCGACTTCAAG GTTATCGGACACTCAGTCAAGATGTAGAAGAAGGAATATGTCAAGTTTTAGCTCACATGTGGTTAAGAGCTCAAATAGCTTCCATATTAAATAGAAACACACCATCCTCGTCATCTGCTACATCGTCAAGACAAGAAAAAAGATCTCCATTTGACAAGAAGCTTGCAGAGTTCTTTAAACATCAGATTGAATCGGATATGTCACCTATTTACGGAAATGGTTTTAGAGCTGGCAATCAGGCCGTACTTAAATATGGACTTCAAAGTACGTTGGAGCACATTCGGTTGACGGGGACCTATCCCTTCTAA
- the LOC122611359 gene encoding protein DA1 isoform X2 has translation MGWLSRIFKGSNHEVSEGDYNWRYEDNTASMGDHPSTSWDPQSEIEDIDRAIAISLAEEDGRGKRIISDDSQLKEDEQLARALQESLKVVSPPRHRNVNTNINGNGNIYQPIPFPYATGFRICAGCNYEIGHGRFLSCMNGVWHPECFRCHACNQPIADYEFSMSGNYPYHKSCYKEHYHPKCDVCRNFIPTNAAGLIEYRAHPFWAQKYCPFHEHDGTPRCCSCERMEPRESSYASLNDGRKLCLECLDSSVSDTNECQPLYLDIQAFYESLNMKVEQKIPLLLVERQALNEAMDGERNGHYHMPETRGLCLSEEQTISTVLRRPRIGMGNRVPDMRTEPYKLTRRCEVTAILILYGLPRLLTGSILAHEMMHAWLRLQGYRTLSQDVEEGICQVLAHMWLRAQIASILNRNTPSSSSATSSRQEKRSPFDKKLAEFFKHQIESDMSPIYGNGFRAGNQAVLKYGLQSTLEHIRLTGTYPF, from the exons ATGGGTTGGCTTAGCAGAATTTTTAAAGGCTCCAACCATGAAGTTTCGGAAGGGGATTACAATTGGAGATATGAAGACAATACAGCATCAATGGGTGATCATCCTTCTACATCATGG GATCCACAGTCTGAAATAGAAGACATTGACCGTGCCATTGCAATCTCACTTGCAGAAGAAGATGGGAGAGGGAAACGTATAATCA GTGACGATTCTCAACTAAAGGAAGATGAACAACTTGCAAGGGCTCTACAAGAAAGTTTAAAAGTGGTGTCGCCACCTAGACACAGAAATgtcaatacaaatataaatggaaatggaaatatATATCAACCTATACCTTTCCCATATGCAACAGGATTCAG GATTTGTGCTGGTTGTAATTATGAGATTGGTCATGGAAGATTTTTAAGTTGCATGAACGGTGTTTGGCATCCTGAATGTTTTAGATGTCATGCCTGTAACCAACCCATTGCAGACTATGAG TTTTCCATGTCGGGAAATTATCCTTATCACAAGTCTTGCTACAAGGAGCACTATCATCCAAAGTGTGATGTTTGCCGGAATTTT ATTCCAACAAACGCTGCCGGCCTTATTGAATATAGAGCACATCCATTCTGGGCCCAGAAATATTGCCCATTTCATGAGCATGATGGGACTCCTAGATGCTGCAGCTGTGAACGGATGGAG CCACGTGAATCAAGCTATGCCTCTCTGAATGATGGTCGGAAACTTTGCTTAGAGTGTCTTGACTCTTCAGTTAGTGATACAAATGAGTGTCAACCATTATATCTTGATATACAAGCATTTTATGAAAGCTTAAATATGAAGGTCGAACAGAAAATTCCTTTACTTTTGGTTGAGAGACAAGCACTTAATGAGGCCATGGATGGGGAGAGGAAT GGCCATTATCACATGCCGGAGACACGAGGACTATGCCTCTCTGAGGAGCAAACTATCAGCACA GTTTTGAGACGGCCAAGAATTGGGATGGGGAACCGGGTGCCAGACATGAGAACAGAACCATACAAACTGACACGTCGCTGTGAGGTTACAGCTATTCTCATCTTATATGGCCTTCCTAG GTTGTTGACAGGATCAATCTTGGCTCACGAAATGATGCACGCATGGCTGCGACTTCAAG GTTATCGGACACTCAGTCAAGATGTAGAAGAAGGAATATGTCAAGTTTTAGCTCACATGTGGTTAAGAGCTCAAATAGCTTCCATATTAAATAGAAACACACCATCCTCGTCATCTGCTACATCGTCAAGACAAGAAAAAAGATCTCCATTTGACAAGAAGCTTGCAGAGTTCTTTAAACATCAGATTGAATCGGATATGTCACCTATTTACGGAAATGGTTTTAGAGCTGGCAATCAGGCCGTACTTAAATATGGACTTCAAAGTACGTTGGAGCACATTCGGTTGACGGGGACCTATCCCTTCTAA
- the LOC122580521 gene encoding E3 ubiquitin-protein ligase RNF185-like: protein MTGGFGETASRPTQSSSFSNNNGSNNNGDYVNFECSICLDLAYDPVVTLCGHLFCWPCIYKWLHMHSHSNECPICKAYIEEGKLVPLYGRGKSSSKIHCGNIPKRPAGQRPENSPTQDRTGFVQHGSGFIGGFGPAITASFGNFTFSFGGFIPSIFNVQMHTLNYGGYHALQRDHRHEVSPLLIIGLIFLFALLWE, encoded by the coding sequence ATGACCGGTGGTTTTGGGGAAACGGCAAGCCGGCCAACCCAAAGCTCATCGTTCTCAAACAATAATGGTTCCAACAACAATGGTGATTATGTAAACTTTGAATGCAGTATATGCTTGGATTTAGCTTATGATCCGGTTGTTACATTATGTGGTCATCTCTTTTGTTGGCCTTGTATTTACAAATGGCTACATATGCATTCACATTCCAACGAATGCCCGATTTGTAAAGCCTATATAGAAGAAGGGAAATTGGTCCCTTTATATGGTAGAGGAAAAAGTTCATCAAAAATTCATTGTGGAAATATTCCAAAACGTCCGGCGGGCCAAAGACCGGAAAATAGTCCAACGCAAGATAGGACCGGATTTGTACAACATGGGTCGGGATTTATTGGTGGTTTTGGGCCTGCAATTACTGCAAGTTTTGGTAACTTTACGTTTTCATTTGGTGGTTTCATACCGTCGatttttaatgttcaaatgCATACGTTGAATTATGGAGGTTATCACGCACTACAGAGAGATCATCGTCATGAAGTTTCGCCACTTTTGATAATTGGTCTCATTTTTCTCTTTGCTCTTCTTTGGGAGTGA
- the LOC122578442 gene encoding probable galacturonosyltransferase-like 1, producing the protein MFHLISLFFFFLLLHPSSPTTTTISKQFKEAPQFYNSQECPSLISTNDDSIVHVAMTLDSAYIRGSMAAILSILQHSTCPENISFHFVTSASSNTSILRATIANSFPYLKFNVYPFEDSFVSGLISTSIRAALDCPLNYARSYLANILPLKVSKVVYLDSDIVLVDDIIKLVATPLGDSILAAPEYCNANFTFYFTPTFWSNPSLSKTFDGRKPCYFNTGVMVMDLDRWREGDYTRKIEEWMELQKRMRIYELGSLPPFLLVFAGKIAPVNHRWNQHGLGGDNFRGLCRDLHPGPVSLLHWSGKSKPWVRLDAERPCPLDALWAPYDLLKPPFSFDS; encoded by the coding sequence ATGTTTCATCTCAtttccctcttcttctttttcctctTACTCCACCCTTCttcaccaacaacaacaaccatctCAAAACAATTCAAAGAAGCACCACAATTCTATAATTCCCAAGAATGCCCTTCACTAATTAGTACTAATGATGATTCAATTGTTCATGTAGCCATGACCCTAGATTCGGCTTATATCCGCGGCTCAATGGCTGCAATCCTTTCCATCTTACAACACTCCACATGCCCCgaaaacatttcatttcattttgtcaCATCTGCTTCATCAAACACTTCAATTTTACGCGCCACAATCGCGAATTCTTTCCCTTACCTAAAATTTAACGTATACCCTTTTGAGGATTCctttgtttcgggcctaatttCAACTTCTATACGTGCTGCCCTTGATTGCCCATTAAATTATGCAAGAAGTTATCTTGCTAATATACTTCCTCTTAAAGTAAGCAAAGTTGTTTATCTAGATTCGGATATTGTACTtgttgatgacatcatcaaactTGTTGCTACACCTCTAGGCGATTCCATTCTTGCGGCGCCAGAGTATTGTAATGCCAACTTTACGTTCTATTTTACGCCGACTTTTTGGTCTAATCCATCTTTATCAAAAACTTTTGATGGACGAAAACCGTGTTATTTTAATACCGGAGTTATGGTTATGGATTTAGACCGGTGGCGTGAGGGAGACTACACAAGAAAAATTGAAGAATGGATGGAGTTGCAAAAAAGAATGAGGATTTATGAACTTGGTTCTTTGCCTCCTTTTTTGCTTGTTTTTGCCGGGAAGATAGCGCCGGTGAACCACCGGTGGAACCAACATGGGCTAGGTGGGGACAACTTTCGTGGGCTTTGTCGAGATTTGCATCCGGGCCCGGTTAGTTTGTTGCATTGGAGTGGGAAGAGTAAGCCTTGGGTTAGACTTGATGCTGAGAGGCCATGTCCATTGGATGCTCTTTGGGCACCTTATGATCTTTTGAAACCTCCATTTTCATTTGATTCTTGA